The following coding sequences are from one Gemmobacter sp. window:
- a CDS encoding DUF4143 domain-containing protein has product MLTRDLRDIADVEKLTELPKFVRLLAEHAGQLVNYSQFGAAIDVTHKTGQRYVGLLEQVFLVTTLQPWFTNALKRIVKTPKLHFLDSGLLAAVRGLTFERVQADRGTFGALLESFVFAEVMKLMTASELRLSPYHFRDGQMREVDIVLERDDGMVVGIEVKASATVKSGDFGGLRALADACGDRFAFGVVLYDSADVVPFGERLVAAPLSCLWA; this is encoded by the coding sequence ATCCTGACGCGCGATCTCAGGGATATCGCAGACGTCGAGAAACTGACCGAACTGCCGAAGTTTGTCCGGCTGCTGGCGGAGCATGCCGGTCAGCTGGTGAACTACTCCCAGTTCGGGGCCGCCATCGATGTCACGCACAAGACGGGGCAGCGCTATGTTGGCCTGCTTGAGCAGGTTTTCCTGGTCACGACGCTGCAGCCCTGGTTCACCAATGCGCTGAAACGCATCGTCAAGACGCCAAAGCTGCATTTTCTGGATTCCGGTCTTCTCGCCGCCGTGCGCGGTCTGACCTTCGAGCGCGTTCAGGCAGATCGTGGCACATTCGGCGCCTTGCTGGAGAGCTTCGTCTTCGCCGAGGTCATGAAGCTGATGACCGCTTCCGAATTGCGGCTTAGCCCCTATCATTTCCGAGATGGTCAGATGCGCGAAGTTGACATCGTGCTGGAGCGGGACGACGGAATGGTCGTCGGAATCGAGGTAAAGGCAAGCGCTACGGTGAAGTCCGGTGACTTTGGCGGCCTTCGGGCCTTGGCCGATGCTTGCGGCGACCGCTTTGCCTTTGGTGTCGTGCTCTACGACAGCGCGGACGTCGTTCCATTCGGGGAGCGTCTGGTCGCAGCCCCCTTGTCCTGCCTCTGGGCGTGA